Proteins encoded by one window of Aspergillus chevalieri M1 DNA, chromosome 6, nearly complete sequence:
- a CDS encoding uncharacterized protein (COG:S;~EggNog:ENOG410PT1M): protein MSDHNDAHLSDAVTKEFTAAGYKDDHIAIILARQESLKHERTRDQGETWVKIHRGQILPETLDAYQLPWEWDKNDPNFIILKRWISEDVQEELFAHTRRLREQRLGGLQAGLADYERIRKRKKDRKRHDEILRYFGERAQPKRRYTYVKGE from the exons ATGTCTGACCACAACGACGCACATTTAAGCGACGCCGTGACCAAGGAATTTACGGCCGCTGGCTATAAAGATGACCATATAGCTATTATACTAGCTAGGCAGGAATCTCTCAAGCATGAAAGAACTCGGGACCAGGGGGAGACTTGGGTGAAAATCCACCGCGGGCAAATATTACCGGAAACATTGGACGCGTACCAACTTCCTTGGGAATGGGACAAG AACGATCCCAacttcatcatcctcaagCGTTGGATTTCGGAGGACGTACAGGAGGAATTGTTTGCGCATACTCGGCGTCTGAGGGAGCAACGACTCGGCGGACTACAAGCTGGCCTCGCTGACTACGAGAGGAttagaaaaaggaagaaagatcGGAAGAGACATGATGAGATACTTAGGTATTTTGGGGAACGAGCACAGCCGAAGAGACGTTATACCTATGTGAAAGGGGAGTAG
- a CDS encoding PP1-complex regulatory subunit GLC8 (COG:S;~EggNog:ENOG410PNFQ;~InterPro:IPR007062;~PFAM:PF04979;~go_function: GO:0004864 - protein phosphatase inhibitor activity [Evidence IEA];~go_process: GO:0009966 - regulation of signal transduction [Evidence IEA];~go_process: GO:0043666 - regulation of phosphoprotein phosphatase activity [Evidence IEA]) produces MTMAHVGDKPKGILKNSSVTPRAQPPTTTTTEITISPPAPAADDDTKELTLQNTLQNAGRRRSSSTTHRVSSRRPSLANFHGEHDENTDNPRLRWDEANLYLAEQEKTAKMKIDEPKTPFAPRYDPAEDEEEMQMVEAEESLIDAQDVRVDELERGKKVVQRRPVAEEEIPELELGEAEEPQGTGGEEERIVRERRASHDGEKHVVVGGEGVDGEKGAGEDEDRLLSPEEAVEKHRKFEERRKKHYEMRNVKEILAHPEELDEMDEDEEEDEQPIPPPVPKIPERFQK; encoded by the exons ATGACGATGGCGCATGTTGGTGACAAGCCTAAGG GCATCCTCAAAAACTCCAGCGTCACCCCCCGAGCCCAACCCcccacaaccaccaccaccgaaaTCACCATCTCACCCCCCGCCCCCGCCGCCGACGACGACACCAAAGAACTCACCCTCCAAAACACCCTCCAAAACGCCGGCCGCCGCCGctcctcctcaacaaccCACCGCGTCTCCTCGCGCCGCCCCTCCCTCGCCAACTTCCACGGCGAACATGATGAGAATACCGACAACCCACGCCTCCGCTGGGACGAAGCGAACCTGTATCTGGCGGAGCAGGAGAAGACCGCGAAGATGAAGATCGACGAGCCCAAGACGCCGTTTGCGCCGCGGTATGATCCtgcggaggacgaggaggagatgCAGATGGTGGAGGCGGAAGAGAGTTTGATTGATGCGCAGGATGTTAGGGTTGATGAGTTGgagagagggaagaaggTTGTGCAGAGGCGGCCtgtggcggaggaggagattCCAGAGTTGGAGTTgggggaggcggaggagcCGCAGGGGACtggtggggaggaggagaggattgtgagggagaggagggctAGTCACGATGGGGAGAAGCATGTTGTTGTAGGCGGGGAAGGGGTTGATGGGGAGAAGGGTGCGGGGGAAGATGAGGATCGGTTGCTGTCGCCTGAGGAGGCGGTTGAGAAGCATCGGAAGTTCGAggaaaggaggaagaagcatTATGAGATGCGGAATGTTAAGGAGATTCTTGC ACACCCTGAAGAATTGGATGAGAtggacgaagacgaggaggaggacgagCAGCCAATTCCGCCGCCAGTTCCTAAGATCCCGGAGAGGTTTCAGAAGTAG
- the sfh5 gene encoding CRAL/TRIO domain protein (COG:U;~EggNog:ENOG410PM5W;~InterPro:IPR011074,IPR036865,IPR042938,IPR036273, IPR001251;~PFAM:PF00650,PF03765;~TransMembrane:1 (o302-321i);~go_function: GO:0008526 - phosphatidylinositol transfer activity [Evidence IEA]): MSDQPAAAPTAEPVSAPAPAAAPAAEKAPESQPEQKPEEPAASTEQKTEQSSNDTPATENKDTTTMETPAAEESKPAETPANDNKENDGKEAQAEKPAYLKNNAALSQFFDRLPEILKNAEYSEMWGVTLQEDSAHVPTINILIKYLRANEGNVKLAEEQLVKALKWRKTMDSVALAESGVYDAGKFAGLGYLTNYTGADGKETVVTWNIYGAVKDLGHAFGDLDEFIKWRVALMELAVKDLKLAEATTVIDYDGEDPYQMIQVHDYLNVSFLRMNPKVKAATKKTIDVFTTGYPELLREKFFVNVPAIMGWMFTAMKVFLSKNTTRKFHPITNGANLAREFPGLVDQFPAAYGGKSSDLQGTARTVNLTSEAPKEAPKEEPKDAPKEAGEAPKEQPQEESKESTKTETTETPATTAA; encoded by the exons ATGTCTGATCaacctgctgctgctcctaCAGCTGAACCGGTTTCTGCTCCCgcgcctgctgctgctcctgctgcgGAGAAGGCCCCCGAGAGccagcccgaacagaagcctgAAGAACCAGCTGCCAGCACTGAGCAAAAGACTGAGCAGTCCAGCAACGATACCCCTGCCACCGAAAACAAggacaccaccaccatggagACTCCCGCGGCGGAGGAATCCAAGCCCGCAGAGACCCCTGCCAACGACAACAAAGAGAACGACGGCAAAGAGGCCCAGGCCGAGAAGCCCGCCTACTTGAAGAACAACGCTGCTCTGTCGCAGTTCTTCGACCGTCtccctgagatcctcaaaaATGCTGAGTACAGCGAGATGTGGGGTGTTACCCTCCAGGAGGACTCGGCGCATGTCCCCACGATCAACATCTTGATCAAGTACCTGCGTGCCAACGAGGGGAATGTCAAGTTGGCGGAGGAGCAGTTGGTCAAGGCGCTCAAGTGGCGTAAGACTATGGATTCTGTTGCATTGGCGGAGAGTGGTGTTTATGATGCGGGCAAGTTTGCGGGTTTGGGGTACTTGACTAATTACACGGGTGCGGATGGGAAGGAGACGGTTGTTACTTGGAATATCTATGGTGCGGTGAAGGATCTGGGTCACGCTTTTGGTGATTTGGATGA GTTCATCAAGTGGCGTGTCGCTCTTATGGAGCTGGCCGTTAAGGACCTCAAGCTGGCCGAGGCGACCACTGTCATCGACTACGATGGCGAAGACCCGTACCAGATGATCCAGGTCCACGATTACCTGAACGTCAGCTTCTTGCGCATGAACCCCAAGGTGAAGGCCGCCACCAAAAAGACCATCGACGTTTTCACCACTGGTTACCCGGAACTGCTTCGCGAGAAATTCTTCGTCAACGTTCCTGCTATCATGGGTTGGATGTTTACTGCCATGAAGGTCTTCTTGAGCAAGAACACCACCCGCAAGTTCCACCCCATCACCAACGGCGCGAACCTGGCTCGCGAGTTCCCGGGACTCGTTGACCAGTTCCCTGCTGCGTATGGTGGTAAGAGTTCTGACTTACAGGGCACTGCCCGGACTGTAAACCTTACCTCTGAAGCTCCCAAGGAGGCCCCTAAGgaagaacccaaggatgCCCCGAAGGAGGCTGGAGAAGCTCCCAAGGAGCAGCCCCAGGAGGAATCCAAGGAATCTACCAAGACCGAGACGACTGAAACACCTGCTACCACCGCTGCCTAG
- a CDS encoding uncharacterized protein (COG:S;~EggNog:ENOG410PJ5G) — translation MFDAQHRLSATWAYVTTLLPSSSSSKSSSAKKPSPQCDSSHSMQVSASLPRPISPVLLEPVEHNSIQFSLPDQSIQRCASPTPSGPSTGESDASGRSTAPFIATVPPVGSEITISSVHAPFPTSSSPSPSSFSPMPVAVSQQEQSVDVPMVSFEDFALRYRQNVHKQSQRKRLEHRLHATKVSIAVSARLTRIGAAVQRGLVEGLKQDDKINFVNLYNTLHELQESCESATRRPFHHRQDPLLEDAAAVGDLDSVLDRSPDFFRQLSPQSQTDLLDILHSVRTDPEFLFDRLRSLTATQLASLVSSATTLEAHDPSLPSNSRSRTYPLASASNTSSFSFTSKRISSGSPFQDHALACERTDALATLLFNAFAAPLDADSPEARLRVDVWSDVCAKLITHGGSRYYPLVGHILSAWALCSDWKARSQFELYLMDILQTGAFLLEHIDSPAGVDAEPIDPLRTNVAEEFFASAVNSLFNLLDDSDAGLPHSVMELGSAILQKLGHTDLRNRFMEYFFVHWFFSKFLYGALTYPEVHGLLLDFHIRKDAREKLLGQVGLRAYSQVYTVLRSTHHSAGPLPTLQQHVDNMFNRFQSVASNMKPANDKCSPTAPGEILQPSSMFLMLSATDVLSLLNALFPRGHTPVYQPSTPSVGSPLSSSPSGLGAQPGFIRPSTARQSTNNNSLFSTDAEFLSLPDKSLVQAADRIRFELSDLLEPDEHRANLEHPSNEDWTIFSVLSDGKRLTWGLFSDYSPSTVSDDSSGDGVKSSAWGVEQNYEALQTAIVKLVKDGHTNDHLDHGYLDLSSAGSSSISSQSLKQRFDRAMAYCNDESDFIGAHYWWNAGRQLARTVASPRATSADDSWILHPMLASCARSLQTATTVIERCERDFVALDRKMQRLQRTVKEIMITVTKLRNKMWYMTDVKNSMRYEDAKNVALALKTMIYSARLYKNAPTESRSRGTRSFGGSLLQKPELQVMDVIKAASSQGGPNKLSDEQVDLTRKWLSHSNIDNFCRGEERIHRFCYEVKTSINRLVGETMSETPVLWSSELFQKERAKFEGSSAPRNFLGLSNPSIRPFGVASEDSGYHSTSAGSGNSRQLASASKLSQDLPALQSLFSDRWKSSRDSSVADTSSIIGDSPGKTASTTTGDSCSTFWSSPHPPTHYAASASSLYSRPPSMLSDNVSQPPRRRERNKTHEKTAFLDGLKQTLTSLLLSDLGSPVWSCGSETDAWFGNALDKERIQTQMEKRARVQRFYDEYDERSSRPSLSRTPTVLRKSRSLEQPREAGRPGTATEECSTAATVEVQLPPFSYETVFRRLIDVFSRHGNPFVKLQALRDLRTMVIASLDTSHEEQLSERAREDPAGPRRSSRYSISEPRSDKKAQADGGQTPTTPAAESVVFDSRPSDYAAGPTENQIVDALRSLILEIKPKTVFRDLQFISAFVPGDTLNKTDSGTAFVQFGLAALSLKDEVCNSMVEIADEIVSNELTRRHLPQGSDSHRRPGHAIEDAAGMWIITAKEGNPVAQRELAILYLTHPELLPRVTLPLTLPRDTFKAEMMYHRDEDSKSDPQSMCLALHWMQLSANGGDELARNRLREREEFESIA, via the exons ATGTTCGATGCCCAACATCGCCTGTCCGCGACCTGGGCGTATGTGACTA CCTTACTGCCTTCGTCCTCTTCGTCCAAGTCTTCCTCGGCCAAGAAGCCCTCTCCGCAATGTGACTCCTCCCATTCAATGCAAGTTTCCGCATCGCTGCCACGGCCGATTTCTCCTGTGCTTTTAGAACCCGTCGAACATAATAGCATTCAGTTCTCACTTCCAGACCAGTCCATTCAACGTTGCGCATCCCCTACGCCGTCTGGCCCCTCCACAGGTGAGTCCGACGCTTCGGGCCGTTCCACGGCACCGTTTATCGCGACCGTTCCCCCCGTTGGATCCGAGATTACTATTTCCTCCGTGCACGCCCCTTTCCctacttcttcttctccttctccctcttctttctcccCTATGCCAGTGGCCGTGTCCCAGCAGGAGCAGTCCGTGGATGTCCCGATGGTTTCCTTTGAGGATTTTGCCCTGCGCTATCGCCAGAATGTGCACAAGCAGTCCCAGCGGAAACGCTTGGAACATCGTCTCCATGCGACCAAGGTTTCTATTGCCGTTTCCGCGCGTTTGACACGCATTGGTGCTGCAGTCCAGCGCGGTTTGGTCGAAGGTCTGAAACAGGATGATAAGATAAACTTTGTCAACCTCTACAACACCCTCCATGAGCTCCAGGAATCCTGTGAGTCTGCCACCAGGCGCCCCTTTCACCACCGGCAGGATCCGTTGTTGGAAGATGCCGCTGccgttggcgatctggaTTCCGTCTTGGACCGTTCCCCGGATTTTTTCCGACAACTAAGCCCGCAGTCCCAGACCGATTTGCTTGACATCCTACATTCCGTCCGTACGGATCCCGAATTTCTATTTGATCGACTGCGCAGCCTGACTGCTACGCAACTGGCCAGCCTGGTATCGTCAGCCACGACGTTGGAGGCCCATGATCCTTCACTGCCCTCGAATTCCCGATCTCGAACGTACCCgcttgcttctgcttcaaaTACTTCTTCGTTTTCCTTTACTTCCAAGCGCATTTCTTCTGGATCTCCCTTTCAAGACCATGCCTTGGCGTGTGAGAGGACGGATGCGCTTGCGACACTCTTGTTTAATGCGTTCGCAGCGCCCTTGGACGCAGATTCGCCCGAAGCGCGCTTGCGCGTGGATGTGTGGTCGGATGTTTGTGCCAAATTGATAACCCATGGTGGCAGCCGTTATTATCCGCTGGTCGGCCATATTCTGTCTGCCTGGGCCCTGTGCAGCGACTGGAAGGCCCGGTCCCAGTTTGAATTGTACCTGATGGATATCCTACAAACCGGTGCCTTTTTGTTGGAACATATAGACTCGCCAGCCGGCGTGGATGCAGAGCCTATAGACCCCTTGAGGACTAATGTGGCCGAGGAATTTTTTGCTTCCGCGGTGAACTCCCTGTTCAACCTTCTAGATGATTCAGATGCCGGGTTGCCCCATTCCGTCATGGAACTTGGCAGTGCTATATTGCAGAAGCTGGGCCACACTGACTTACGCAACCGTTTCATGGAGTATTTCTTTGTTCATTGGTTTTTCTCTAAATTCCTTTACGGTGCCTTAACATATCCGGAG GTCCATGGTCTTCTGCTCGATTTCCATATTCGAAAGGATGCACGAGAGAAATTACTGGGTCAGGTCGGCTTACGAGCTTATTCCCAGGTGTATACCGTACTACGGTCAAC ACACCATTCCGCGGGCCCTCTTCCCACGCTCCAGCAGCATGTCGACAACATGTTTAATCGATTCCAGAGCGTGGCTTCTAACATGAAACCGGCGAATGACAAGTGTTCCCCGACAGCCCCTGGAGAAATACTCCAGCCGTCTTCGATGTTCCTTATGTTGTCAGCCACAGATGTTCTGTCCCTTCTGAATGCTCTCTTCCCCAGAGGTCACACCCCTGTGTATCAGCCTTCGACCCCGTCCGTTGGATCTCCCCTCAGCTCTTCGCCCAGCGGTCTTGGCGCTCAGCCTGGGTTCATCCGACCCAGCACAGCTAGGCAATCTACCAATAACAATTCACTCTTCTCTACAGATGCTGAATTTCTGTCGCTTCCAGATAAGAGTCTCGTCCAAGCAGCGGACCGGATCCGCTTCGAGCTATCGGACTTGCTCGAGCCAGATGAGCACCGCGCCAACTTGGAGCATCCTTCCAATGAAGACTGGACTATCTTTTCCGTTCTTTCGGATGGAAAGCGCTTGACTTGGGGCCTATTTTCGGATTACTCACCTAGCACTGTTTCTGATGATTCGTCTGGTGACGGTGTAAAATCCTCCGCATGGGGGGTAGAGCAGAACTACGAAGCATTACAGACGGCTATTGTGAAGCTTGTCAAAGACGGTCATACTAATGATCATCTGGACCATGGTTATCTGGATTTGTCGTCTGCTGGTTCTTCTTCGATAAGCAGTCAGTCCCTCAAACAACGGTTCGATCGAGCGATGGCATATTGCAACGATGAGTCGGATTTCATCGGTGCGCATTACTGGTGGAATGCCGGTCGACAACTTGCCCGGACAGTCGCCAGCCCCCGGGCCACCTCCGCCGATGACTCGTGGATACTCCATCCAATGCTTGCTTCTTGCGCCCGCTCGCTGCAGACAGCGACTACTGTGATCGAGCGCTGTGAAAGAGACTTTGTGGCTCTGGATCGGAAGATGCAGCGGCTGCAGAGAaccgtcaaggaaatcatgaTCACAGTCACCAAGCTTCGCAACAAGATGTGGTATATGACAGACGTGAAAAATTCTATGCGGTACGAGGATGCCAAAAATGTTGCACTGGCACTCAAGACAATGATCTACTCCGCGCGTCTATACAAGAACGCACCCACAGAGTCGCGATCGCGTGGCACGAGATCATTTGGTGGTTCACTGCTACAGAAGCCCGAGTTGCAGGTGATGGACGTAATCAAAGCGGCCAGCAGTCAGGGCGGCCCAAACAAGCTCTCAGATGAGCAGGTAGACTTAACCCGCAAGTGGCTGTCTCATAGCAACATCGATAATTTCTGCAGAGGCGAGGAACGTATCCATCGGTTCTGCTACGAGGTCAAAACCAGCATTAACCGTCTCGTCGGCGAGACCATGTCTGAGACCCCGGTTTTATGGTCTAGCGAGCTGTTTCAGAAAGAGCGGGCAAAGTTCGAGGGCTCTTCTGCGCCCCGAAATTTCCTAGGCCTATCGAACCCCAGCATACGGCCGTTTGGCGTCGCTAGTGAAGATTCTGGTTACCATTCAACATCCGCTGGAAGCGGCAACTCGCGTCAATTGGCTTCGGCTTCGAAGTTGTCTCAGGATCTTCCGGCACTTCAGAGCCTGTTCTCCGACAGGTGGAAATCTTCCAGGGATTCTTCTGTCGCGGACACATCGTCGATCATTGGTGACTCGCCAGGGAAGACTGCCTCAACTACGACTGGTGATTCTTGCAGCACGTTCTGGTCCTCGCCCCATCCACCCACGCACTACGCAGCCAGCGCATCGAGTCTATATTCCCGTCCTCCTTCCATGCTCAGCGACAACGTCTCACAACCACCACGCCGTCGTGAACGTAACAAGACCCACGAGAAGACGGCTTTCTTGGACGGGCTGAAGCAAACACTCACCAGTCTTCTTCTTAGCGACCTTGGATCTCCCGTGTGGAGCTGTGGAAGCGAGACAGACGCCTGGTTCGGGAATGCCCTCGACAAAGAGCGCATTCAGACACAGATGGAGAAACGCGCGCGTGTTCAACGATTCTACGATGAGTATGACGAGCGGTCTAGCCGACCCTCACTCAGTCGCACGCCAACCGTTCTTCGAAAGAGCAGGTCGCTCGAGCAGCCTCGAGAGGCCGGGCGTCCGGGTACCGCCACAGAGGAATGTTCGACGGCAGCGACAGTCGAGGTTCAACTGCCGCCGTTCTCGTACGAAACGGTGTTCCGTCGGTTAATAGACGTCTTCTCGCGGCACGGCAATCCGTTTGTCAAGTTGCAGGCGCTGCGGGATTTGCGAACCATGGTTATCGCGTCACTTGACACTTCGCACGAGGAACAGTTAAGTGAACGCGCACGAGAGGATCCCGCGGGGCCAAGAAGATCGAGCCGCTACAGCATCTCCGAACCGCGGAGTGACAAAAAGGCCCAAGCGGATGGCGGCCAAACCCCGACCACTCCTGCTGCCGAGTCAGTTGTCTTTGACTCGCGCCCATCAGACTATGCGGCAGGTCCGACTGAGAATCAGATTGTGGACGCTTTGCGGAGCTTGATCCTGGAGATCAAGCCCAAGACTGTTTTCCGCGACTTGCAGTttatctctgcctttgtccCTGGAGACACGCTAAACAAGACTGACAGTGGAACGGCATTCGTGCAATTTGGTCTTGCTGCACTGAGCTTGAAGGACGAAGTGTGCAACAGCATGGTCGAGATCGCGGATGAGATCGTGTCGAACGAACTTACTCGCCGCCACTTACCGCAGGGATCCGATTCTCATCGGCGACCTGGCCATGCCATTGAAGATGCCGCGGGCATGTGGATAATCACCGCCAAGGAGGGTAATCCCGTCGCTCAGCGCGAGTTGGCCATTCTCTACTTGACCCATCCCGAGCTTCTTCCTCGGGTAACGCTGCCGCTGACATTGCCGAGAGATACTTTCAAGGCAGAGATGATGTATCATCGTGATGAAGATTCAAAGTCTGACCCGCAGAGTATGTGTCTGGCACTGCACTGGATGCAGTTGTCCGCGAATGGAGGTGATGAGCTTGCAAGGAATCGACTACGTGAGAGGGAGGAGTTTGAGTCGATTGCCTGA